In Sphingomonas sp. G-3-2-10, a single window of DNA contains:
- a CDS encoding class I adenylate-forming enzyme family protein — protein sequence MSTDPIVPLDPSWPKASLAAVEAAMTAPGAKFEMDTVDIRGVPTRVWKNAPPTLRLLAQAVRAYGPREFTIYEDERVTYDANYRAVSHLGHKLRDMGVAKGDRVALAMRNLPEWPAIYFAAVSIGAIVVPLNAWWTGGELEYAMKDSGAKVLFVDGERHERLKDCYDRMPDLEKIVVARAKGEILAPASRLEVLIGTTKDWATLEDIGFPDAEVLPDDDATIFYTSGTTGNPKGALGTHRNFVTNIMSSGFSAGRAMLRRGEIPPEMPDHKTTLLVIPLFHVTACSAAMMTLIAAGGTIVFIRRWDPVTAMELIQREKINMTGGVPTIAWQLLEHPDRAKYDLSSLESISYGGAPSAPELVKRIFEEFGALPGNGWGMTETTATVTQHSGEDYLTRPTSAGVPVAVADVKIMDIEGKEELPVGDVGELWARGPMVVKGYWNKPEATAETFIDGWVRTGDLAKVDEEGFLYIVDRAKDIIIRGGENIYSIEVEDVLYAHPAVTDAALVGIPHRSLGEEPAAVVHLAPGTTATEAELQDWVRARLAGFKVPVKVLFSKDTLPRNANGKILKKDLKALFGEGVAAA from the coding sequence TTGTCGACCGATCCGATCGTGCCGCTGGACCCCTCCTGGCCCAAGGCTTCCCTAGCGGCAGTCGAGGCCGCGATGACCGCGCCGGGCGCGAAGTTCGAGATGGATACGGTCGATATCCGCGGCGTGCCGACGCGGGTCTGGAAAAATGCGCCGCCGACGCTGCGGCTGCTGGCGCAGGCGGTGCGGGCATATGGTCCGCGCGAATTCACCATATATGAGGACGAGCGGGTCACCTATGACGCCAATTATCGCGCGGTGAGCCATCTGGGCCACAAGCTGCGCGACATGGGCGTGGCGAAGGGCGACCGGGTGGCGCTGGCGATGCGCAACCTGCCCGAATGGCCGGCAATCTATTTCGCGGCGGTGAGCATCGGCGCGATCGTGGTGCCGCTCAATGCGTGGTGGACCGGCGGCGAGCTGGAATATGCCATGAAGGATTCGGGCGCGAAGGTGCTGTTCGTCGATGGCGAGCGGCACGAGCGGCTGAAGGATTGCTACGACCGGATGCCCGATCTGGAGAAGATCGTGGTGGCGCGGGCGAAGGGCGAGATCCTCGCGCCCGCCAGCCGGCTGGAAGTGCTGATCGGCACGACGAAGGACTGGGCGACTTTGGAGGATATCGGCTTTCCCGATGCCGAAGTGCTGCCCGATGACGATGCGACGATTTTCTACACCAGCGGCACCACCGGAAACCCCAAGGGCGCGCTGGGTACGCATCGCAATTTTGTGACCAACATCATGTCGAGCGGCTTTTCCGCCGGGCGCGCGATGCTGCGCCGGGGCGAGATTCCGCCGGAGATGCCCGATCACAAGACGACGCTGCTGGTGATCCCGCTGTTCCACGTCACGGCGTGCAGCGCGGCGATGATGACGCTGATCGCGGCGGGCGGGACGATCGTGTTCATCCGCCGCTGGGACCCGGTGACCGCGATGGAACTGATCCAGCGCGAGAAGATCAACATGACCGGCGGCGTGCCGACGATCGCGTGGCAGCTGCTCGAGCATCCCGACCGGGCGAAATACGACCTCTCGTCGCTGGAGAGCATCTCCTATGGCGGCGCGCCCTCTGCGCCCGAACTGGTGAAGCGCATCTTCGAGGAATTCGGCGCGCTGCCCGGCAATGGCTGGGGCATGACCGAGACGACCGCGACGGTGACGCAGCATTCGGGCGAGGACTATCTGACGCGCCCGACCAGCGCGGGCGTGCCGGTGGCGGTCGCCGACGTGAAGATCATGGATATCGAGGGCAAGGAAGAGCTGCCCGTCGGCGATGTCGGCGAGCTGTGGGCGCGCGGGCCGATGGTGGTGAAAGGCTATTGGAACAAGCCCGAAGCGACCGCCGAGACCTTTATCGACGGATGGGTGCGCACCGGCGATCTGGCGAAGGTCGACGAGGAAGGGTTCCTCTATATCGTCGACCGGGCGAAGGACATCATCATCCGAGGCGGCGAGAATATCTATTCGATCGAAGTCGAGGACGTGCTGTACGCCCACCCGGCGGTGACCGACGCGGCGCTGGTCGGGATTCCGCACCGCTCACTGGGCGAGGAGCCGGCGGCGGTGGTGCATCTGGCGCCCGGAACGACCGCGACCGAAGCCGAGCTGCAGGACTGGGTCCGCGCGCGGCTGGCCGGGTTCAAGGTGCCGGTGAAGGTGCTGTTCTCGAAAGACACGCTGCCCCGCAACGCCAACGGGAAGATCCTGAAGAAGGATTTGAAGGCGTTGTTCGGGGAGGGAGTCGCGGCGGCCTAG
- a CDS encoding SIMPL domain-containing protein (The SIMPL domain is named for its presence in mouse protein SIMPL (signalling molecule that associates with mouse pelle-like kinase). Bacterial member BP26, from Brucella, was shown to assemble into a channel-like structure, while YggE from E. coli has been associated with resistance to oxidative stress.): MRTHTKIAILTGLALATAACDRGKPGPGGLERGETLLQVSATGQNETKPDEARFGAAVVTFAATAESASQLNATKMTTVIAAIRALGIDEKDIQTSNVSVSKVEWGPNRGKYQASNSVTVRVRDVTKAGPAIAAATGAGANNISGPDLRVSDPEKASRSAYASAFKAARARADTYAEAAGLKVLRVLRIRDGGIPEAPVTVGMYDRPAVAAIEQAAPPPVMAGTSESTAQVSVDFALGPK, from the coding sequence ATGCGCACGCACACGAAGATCGCCATCTTGACGGGCCTCGCGCTCGCCACCGCCGCATGCGATCGCGGCAAGCCCGGCCCGGGCGGCCTCGAACGCGGCGAGACGTTGCTTCAGGTCAGCGCCACCGGCCAGAACGAGACGAAACCCGACGAAGCCCGGTTTGGCGCGGCCGTCGTCACCTTTGCCGCCACCGCCGAGTCGGCCTCACAGTTGAATGCCACGAAGATGACCACGGTCATCGCCGCGATCCGCGCACTCGGCATCGACGAGAAGGACATCCAGACCAGCAACGTCAGCGTCTCGAAGGTCGAATGGGGGCCGAACCGCGGAAAATATCAGGCGAGCAACAGCGTCACCGTCCGCGTCCGCGACGTGACCAAGGCCGGCCCCGCGATCGCCGCCGCGACCGGCGCGGGCGCCAACAACATCTCCGGCCCCGATCTGCGCGTCTCCGATCCCGAAAAGGCGAGCCGCAGCGCCTATGCCAGCGCATTCAAGGCCGCGCGCGCCCGCGCCGACACCTATGCCGAAGCGGCCGGCCTCAAGGTCCTCCGCGTCCTGCGTATCCGCGATGGCGGCATTCCCGAGGCGCCGGTGACCGTGGGCATGTACGACAGGCCCGCGGTGGCGGCGATCGAGCAGGCCGCCCCACCGCCGGTCATGGCCGGCACCAGCGAGTCGACCGCACAGGTCAGCGTCGATTTCGCTCTGGGTCCGAAATAA
- a CDS encoding glycerol kinase, whose amino-acid sequence MGEKLLVIDEGTTSTRAMLFAPDGTVLGSKSAELKQSYPGPGLVEHDAAEIWTKTLACAQAMVEKAGGADQIAAIGITNQRETLVFWDRTSGEPLAPAIVWQDRRSADICRTLKEAGEEPGVQARTGLLLDPYFSGTKIAWAMRNWPQLREAGDRLALGTIESWLVWKLTQGLHITDATNASRTLLMGLGSGAWSDGLIDLFDAPRDALPEIVDCAGRFGVTKLFGGEIPICGLAGDQQSATIGQACLSKGETKATFGTGAFVLTNAGTSPPTSKNRLLATCLWQLNGRRAYALEGSVFVAGSLIQWLRDSVKLIEKAQETEALARSVEDNGGVYLVPALSGLGAPWWQPEARAAISGLSFSNGKAHIVRAALEAMAHQSHDLKTAFAADGADWATLRVDGGMVTNDWIAQDLADMLDVTVERPAFAETTALGAAMLAGIGCGMFKGLEEAAAMRGKVEMFEPKLGAPARDARLAGWKHAVRSVIE is encoded by the coding sequence ATGGGAGAGAAACTGCTCGTCATCGACGAAGGCACCACATCGACGCGCGCGATGCTGTTCGCGCCGGACGGGACCGTCCTCGGTTCGAAATCGGCCGAACTCAAGCAAAGCTATCCCGGGCCGGGGCTGGTCGAGCATGACGCCGCCGAAATCTGGACCAAGACGCTCGCCTGCGCGCAGGCGATGGTCGAAAAGGCCGGCGGCGCGGACCAGATCGCGGCGATCGGCATCACCAACCAGCGCGAGACTCTGGTCTTCTGGGACAGGACCAGCGGCGAGCCCCTCGCCCCCGCGATCGTCTGGCAGGACCGCCGCAGCGCCGATATCTGTCGCACGCTCAAGGAAGCCGGCGAGGAACCCGGCGTGCAGGCGCGCACCGGCCTGCTGCTTGATCCCTATTTCAGCGGCACCAAGATCGCCTGGGCCATGCGCAACTGGCCGCAGCTCCGCGAGGCCGGCGACCGTCTCGCCCTTGGCACGATCGAGAGCTGGCTGGTGTGGAAACTCACGCAGGGGCTCCACATCACCGACGCAACAAACGCCTCGCGCACGCTGCTGATGGGGCTTGGCAGCGGCGCATGGAGCGACGGGCTGATCGACCTGTTCGACGCCCCGCGCGACGCCCTGCCCGAGATCGTCGACTGCGCTGGCCGATTCGGCGTGACGAAGCTGTTCGGCGGCGAAATCCCGATCTGCGGCCTCGCCGGGGATCAACAATCCGCCACGATCGGTCAGGCCTGCCTGTCCAAGGGCGAGACCAAGGCCACGTTCGGCACCGGCGCCTTCGTTCTCACCAATGCGGGCACGTCACCGCCGACATCGAAGAACCGCCTGCTCGCCACCTGCCTGTGGCAGCTGAACGGCCGCCGCGCCTATGCCCTCGAAGGATCGGTGTTCGTCGCAGGCAGCCTGATCCAGTGGCTCCGCGATTCGGTGAAGCTGATCGAGAAGGCGCAGGAAACCGAAGCACTCGCTCGCTCTGTCGAGGATAATGGCGGGGTCTATCTGGTTCCCGCCCTGTCCGGCCTCGGCGCGCCCTGGTGGCAGCCCGAGGCCCGCGCCGCGATCTCGGGCCTCAGCTTCTCGAACGGCAAGGCGCATATCGTCCGCGCCGCGCTCGAAGCGATGGCGCACCAGAGCCACGATCTGAAGACCGCCTTCGCCGCCGACGGCGCGGACTGGGCGACGCTGCGCGTGGACGGCGGCATGGTCACCAACGACTGGATCGCACAGGACCTCGCCGACATGCTCGACGTCACGGTCGAACGCCCCGCCTTCGCCGAAACCACCGCGCTGGGCGCGGCGATGCTGGCCGGCATCGGCTGCGGCATGTTCAAGGGTCTGGAGGAAGCAGCGGCAATGCGCGGCAAGGTCGAGATGTTCGAACCGAAGCTGGGAGCCCCGGCCCGCGACGCCCGCCTCGCCGGCTGGAAGCACGCAGTGCGCAGCGTCATCGAATGA
- a CDS encoding AI-2E family transporter, protein MPAEGAEGQTQRDRLLAALTLIAGIGLLLALPFALRAGSEFFLPLTAAIVIAIALVPLLEWLERHRIPAPIAAFTCVLLFLVAANVALASIVVPAWRWIQDLPERVGRIQSNLAPLIDFYSNLEQWVNRTLHNFASGPIQQPVQQAPQPPTSLLDLVSTSAPSALIEMFFAILVIYFFLSGWTRLRRSAITSRTSFGGAMATARVIQDVVDDTSAYLGTITLINLTLGLIVAGALTIIGMPSPLMWGGIVALLNYIPYFGPVIAAFLLAMGGLMTFSELGVALIPAAIMIGAHLIEANLVTPLIVGHRLTISPILILISLSFWGWVWGTTGALLAVPLLIIIQTVMNAAGKPDIAGFLFEHGTLTHDRSASRFRRSGGRDQSG, encoded by the coding sequence ATGCCCGCCGAGGGGGCCGAGGGGCAGACGCAGCGCGATCGCCTGCTTGCCGCGCTCACCCTGATCGCCGGAATCGGACTTTTGCTGGCGCTGCCGTTCGCGTTGCGGGCGGGGAGCGAGTTCTTCCTGCCGCTGACTGCCGCGATCGTCATCGCCATCGCGCTGGTACCGTTGCTGGAGTGGTTAGAGCGGCATCGCATTCCCGCGCCGATCGCGGCGTTCACCTGCGTGCTGCTGTTCCTCGTTGCGGCCAATGTCGCACTGGCGTCGATCGTGGTGCCGGCGTGGCGCTGGATCCAGGATCTTCCCGAGCGAGTCGGGCGGATCCAGAGCAACCTTGCGCCGCTGATCGATTTCTATTCGAACCTCGAGCAGTGGGTGAACCGGACGCTGCACAATTTCGCGTCGGGCCCGATCCAGCAGCCGGTGCAGCAGGCGCCTCAGCCGCCGACCTCGCTGCTCGATCTGGTTTCCACCTCCGCGCCATCCGCGCTGATCGAGATGTTCTTCGCGATTCTCGTGATCTACTTCTTCCTCTCGGGCTGGACCCGGCTGCGGCGCTCGGCGATCACCAGCCGGACCAGTTTCGGCGGAGCGATGGCAACGGCGCGCGTCATTCAGGACGTGGTGGACGACACCTCGGCCTATCTGGGCACCATCACGCTGATCAACCTGACGCTGGGCCTGATCGTGGCCGGGGCGCTGACGATCATCGGCATGCCTTCGCCGCTGATGTGGGGCGGCATCGTCGCGCTGCTGAACTACATCCCCTATTTCGGGCCGGTGATCGCGGCGTTCCTGCTGGCGATGGGCGGCCTGATGACCTTTTCCGAACTGGGCGTGGCGCTGATTCCCGCCGCGATCATGATCGGCGCGCATCTGATCGAAGCGAATCTGGTGACTCCGCTGATCGTCGGACACCGTTTGACGATCAGCCCGATCCTGATTCTCATCTCGCTGAGCTTCTGGGGATGGGTGTGGGGCACCACCGGGGCGCTGCTGGCGGTGCCGCTGCTGATTATTATTCAGACGGTCATGAACGCCGCCGGCAAGCCGGATATCGCCGGATTCCTGTTCGAACACGGCACGCTGACGCACGATCGGAGCGCCAGCCGCTTCAGAAGATCGGGGGGACGCGATCAATCCGGTTGA
- a CDS encoding DoxX family protein, producing the protein MSGWKRMIVQPGWANRGDAILLASRLMLGAFLIWGVWDNIVSPARMSEFRNFLAFHGFPLPDLAAPLSVWAQFICGVAFIAGFATRWAGLLCAVNFAVAVAMVDAKLGIRGAFPAACLILFGLIFATIGAGRYSADATLGLAVRSPQRP; encoded by the coding sequence ATGTCGGGCTGGAAGCGGATGATTGTTCAGCCCGGCTGGGCGAATCGGGGTGACGCGATCCTGCTCGCTTCGCGACTCATGCTCGGCGCATTTCTGATCTGGGGCGTATGGGACAATATCGTCAGCCCCGCGCGGATGAGCGAGTTCCGCAACTTCCTCGCCTTTCACGGCTTCCCTTTGCCCGATCTCGCCGCACCACTGTCCGTCTGGGCGCAATTCATCTGTGGAGTCGCGTTTATCGCCGGATTCGCCACGCGCTGGGCCGGGCTGCTCTGTGCGGTCAATTTCGCGGTGGCGGTGGCGATGGTGGACGCCAAGCTGGGCATTCGCGGAGCCTTCCCCGCAGCTTGCCTGATCCTGTTCGGATTGATCTTCGCAACCATCGGTGCGGGCCGCTATTCGGCCGACGCCACCCTAGGGTTGGCAGTCAGGTCTCCGCAACGGCCATGA
- a CDS encoding DUF2842 domain-containing protein has translation MTPDNSGESGPEPTWRKPAGMFAILTLILVWIVAVATFSAEIGSLPVLVQLIIYVVLGIVWILPLKPLLRWMELGRWK, from the coding sequence ATGACCCCGGACAATTCAGGCGAATCCGGCCCCGAGCCGACGTGGCGCAAGCCCGCGGGCATGTTCGCCATCCTGACGCTGATCCTCGTCTGGATCGTCGCCGTCGCCACCTTCTCCGCCGAGATCGGATCGCTGCCGGTTCTCGTCCAGTTGATCATCTACGTCGTTCTCGGCATCGTGTGGATCCTGCCGCTCAAGCCGCTGCTGCGCTGGATGGAGTTGGGACGATGGAAGTAG
- a CDS encoding 5-formyltetrahydrofolate cyclo-ligase, which produces MIPDKLALRARLRADRDLFAAESVSAILAPDAFVERLKPGLVVTTYIALGSEADPTQLAAAAAAHGCRLALPRITDRSSPMRFLAWSMNDDLVTGPLGLRQPAEDAEEVTPDVILTPLLGFDARLDRLGQGAGYYDRAFARYPDAWRVGIAWSVQQVPAVPTDIWDVPLHAVVTEEGMLWHK; this is translated from the coding sequence ATGATCCCGGACAAACTGGCACTTCGAGCACGACTTCGCGCAGATCGCGATCTGTTCGCCGCCGAATCGGTCAGCGCGATCCTCGCGCCCGATGCCTTTGTCGAGCGGCTGAAACCGGGCCTCGTCGTCACCACCTATATCGCGCTGGGCAGCGAAGCCGATCCGACCCAGCTCGCCGCCGCGGCAGCCGCGCATGGCTGCCGCCTCGCCCTGCCCCGTATCACCGATCGCTCAAGCCCGATGCGCTTCCTCGCATGGTCGATGAACGACGATCTGGTCACCGGCCCGCTCGGCCTGCGCCAGCCCGCCGAGGATGCCGAGGAAGTGACGCCAGACGTCATCCTGACGCCCCTGCTCGGCTTCGACGCCCGGCTCGACCGGCTGGGACAGGGCGCGGGCTATTACGACCGCGCATTCGCCCGCTATCCCGATGCCTGGCGCGTCGGTATCGCGTGGAGCGTGCAGCAGGTCCCCGCCGTCCCCACCGACATCTGGGACGTTCCCCTGCACGCCGTCGTTACCGAGGAAGGCATGTTGTGGCACAAATGA
- a CDS encoding cell division protein ZapA — protein MAEITLTVAGRGYSVAAREGDEPHLRHLESLLAKHADTAQRASGGLSAEKTLLYLSLILADLLDEAEKNPPSGVSPVLLDRIADRLEAVAAALEDDASNA, from the coding sequence ATGGCCGAGATCACGCTCACCGTCGCCGGCCGCGGCTACAGCGTCGCTGCCCGCGAAGGCGACGAACCCCATCTGCGCCACCTCGAATCGCTGCTGGCGAAGCATGCCGACACCGCCCAGCGCGCGTCCGGCGGGCTCAGCGCCGAGAAGACCCTGCTCTATCTCTCGCTGATTCTCGCCGATCTGCTCGACGAAGCCGAAAAGAATCCGCCGTCCGGCGTCTCGCCCGTGCTGCTCGATCGCATCGCGGATCGTCTCGAAGCCGTGGCCGCAGCCCTTGAGGATGACGCTTCGAACGCCTAG
- the tkt gene encoding transketolase — MTASFTDCANAIRALSMDAVEAANSGHPGMPMGMADVATVLFQDYLKFDPADPKWPDRDRFVLSAGHGSMLLYSLLHLTGYARPTLEDLKTFRQVGSPCAGHPENFELAGVECTTGPLGQGLAMAVGMAIAERHLNAGFGDSLVDHRTWVIAGDGCLMEGINHEAIGIAGHLKLGRLIVLWDDNKITIDGAVSLSSSEDIPARYAATGWQVVECDGHDPASIAKAFDRALADDRPSLVRCKTIIGKGAPNFQGTSKTHGSPLGAAEVAAAREELGWTHAPFDVPGDIREAWLKAGSRGAAPNAEWQQRLASNGKGAEFSRRMAGDLPEGFSLDAHVASLLAEPKKIATRSASQLALDAINAGLPETIGGSADLTPSNNTLTKGLEDISPANYGGRYVRYGIREFGMAAAMNGLALHGGVIPYGGTFLVFSDYARPAIRLSALQQTRVVYVMTHDSIGLGEDGPTHQPVEHVSSLRLIPNLEVWRPCDAVETAEAWEESLKNAGGPSLLALSRQNLPQLATAAGNTAKGGYRLAAATAARKVVLIATGSEVEIAVAVRDALEAEGVGADVVSMPCWSRFDAQALAYRKDLLPADALKVSIEAGTTIGWERYTGLDGLNFGIDRFGASGPAPDLFKHFGLTAAAIVPQILEKLK, encoded by the coding sequence GTGACCGCATCCTTCACCGATTGCGCCAACGCCATCCGCGCACTCTCGATGGACGCCGTGGAGGCCGCGAATTCGGGGCATCCCGGCATGCCGATGGGCATGGCCGATGTCGCGACGGTGCTGTTCCAGGATTATCTGAAGTTCGATCCCGCCGATCCCAAATGGCCCGACCGCGACCGTTTCGTGCTGTCGGCCGGTCACGGATCGATGCTGCTCTACTCGCTGCTGCACCTGACCGGCTATGCGCGCCCGACGCTGGAGGATCTCAAGACCTTCCGTCAGGTCGGCAGCCCGTGCGCGGGTCATCCGGAGAATTTCGAACTCGCCGGCGTCGAATGCACCACCGGTCCGCTGGGGCAGGGCCTCGCGATGGCGGTGGGCATGGCGATCGCCGAGCGTCACCTGAACGCGGGCTTCGGCGATTCGCTGGTCGATCACCGCACCTGGGTGATCGCGGGCGACGGCTGCCTGATGGAAGGCATCAACCATGAAGCGATCGGGATCGCGGGCCATCTGAAGCTGGGCCGCCTGATCGTGCTGTGGGACGACAACAAGATCACGATCGACGGCGCGGTCTCACTGTCGTCGAGCGAGGATATTCCGGCGCGCTATGCCGCCACCGGCTGGCAGGTCGTCGAGTGCGACGGTCACGATCCGGCGAGCATCGCCAAGGCATTCGACCGCGCCCTGGCCGACGACCGGCCGTCGCTGGTCCGTTGCAAGACGATCATCGGCAAGGGTGCGCCGAATTTTCAGGGCACGTCGAAGACGCACGGCTCGCCGCTGGGTGCCGCCGAAGTCGCCGCTGCGCGCGAGGAACTGGGCTGGACGCATGCGCCGTTCGACGTGCCGGGCGACATTCGCGAGGCGTGGCTGAAGGCCGGTTCGCGCGGCGCAGCTCCTAACGCCGAGTGGCAGCAGCGGCTGGCAAGCAACGGCAAGGGCGCCGAATTTTCGCGCCGGATGGCGGGTGACCTGCCCGAGGGCTTTTCGCTCGACGCGCATGTCGCGAGCCTGCTCGCCGAGCCGAAGAAGATCGCCACCCGTTCGGCCAGCCAGCTCGCGCTCGACGCGATCAATGCCGGTCTGCCCGAGACGATCGGCGGTTCGGCCGACCTGACGCCGTCGAACAACACGCTGACCAAGGGTCTCGAGGATATCAGCCCGGCCAATTATGGCGGCCGCTATGTCCGTTACGGCATCCGCGAGTTCGGTATGGCCGCGGCGATGAACGGCCTCGCGCTGCATGGCGGCGTGATCCCCTATGGCGGCACCTTCCTGGTGTTCAGCGACTATGCGCGCCCGGCGATCCGCCTCTCCGCGCTCCAGCAGACCCGCGTCGTCTATGTGATGACGCATGATTCGATCGGTCTCGGCGAGGACGGCCCGACTCACCAGCCGGTGGAGCATGTGAGCTCGCTGCGCCTGATCCCCAACCTCGAAGTCTGGCGTCCGTGCGACGCGGTCGAGACCGCCGAAGCGTGGGAAGAGTCGCTGAAGAATGCCGGCGGCCCGTCGCTGCTGGCGCTGTCGCGGCAGAATTTGCCGCAGCTGGCCACCGCAGCGGGCAACACCGCGAAGGGCGGCTATCGCCTCGCGGCGGCGACCGCGGCGCGCAAGGTCGTGCTGATCGCCACGGGTTCGGAAGTCGAGATCGCGGTCGCGGTTCGCGATGCGCTTGAAGCCGAGGGTGTCGGCGCCGATGTCGTGTCGATGCCGTGCTGGTCGCGCTTCGATGCGCAGGCGCTTGCCTATCGCAAGGACCTGCTCCCCGCCGACGCGCTGAAGGTCTCGATCGAAGCCGGCACGACGATCGGCTGGGAGCGCTATACCGGGCTGGACGGGCTGAATTTCGGCATCGACCGGTTCGGCGCATCGGGCCCGGCGCCCGATCTGTTCAAGCATTTTGGCCTCACGGCCGCGGCGATCGTGCCGCAAATCCTCGAAAAGCTGAAATAA
- the gap gene encoding type I glyceraldehyde-3-phosphate dehydrogenase — MTKVAINGFGRIGRLVARAILERPDSGLELVTINDLADAKSNAWLFSRDSVHGKYPGTVSADGDDLVVDGKRIKVTKERDPANLPHAANGVDLVLECTGFFTDRASCEKHIAAGAKKVLISAPGKNVDLTVVYGVNHDKLEAGHTIVSNASCTTNCLAPVAKVLNDTVGIERGLMTTVHAYTNDQKILDQIHDDLRRARAAAMSMIPTTTGAARAVGEVLPELKGRLDGSAIRVPVPDGSLIDLTFTPKRDTTKEEVNAILKAASESGPLKGVLYYSDEPLVSIDIVHTPASSTIDSLETAVMDGKLVRVVSWYDNEWGFSNRMVDTASTMAKLG, encoded by the coding sequence ATGACGAAGGTAGCGATCAACGGGTTCGGACGCATCGGTCGCCTCGTGGCGCGCGCCATTCTCGAGCGTCCCGACAGCGGGCTCGAACTGGTGACGATCAACGATCTGGCCGACGCAAAGTCGAACGCGTGGCTGTTTTCGCGTGACTCGGTCCACGGCAAATATCCCGGCACCGTCTCGGCCGATGGCGACGATCTGGTCGTCGACGGCAAGCGCATCAAGGTGACCAAGGAGCGCGATCCCGCGAACCTGCCGCACGCCGCGAACGGCGTCGATCTGGTGCTGGAGTGCACCGGCTTCTTTACCGACCGTGCGTCGTGCGAGAAGCACATCGCCGCCGGCGCGAAGAAGGTGCTGATCTCGGCCCCGGGCAAGAATGTCGACCTGACCGTCGTGTACGGCGTGAACCACGACAAGCTGGAAGCCGGTCACACGATCGTTTCGAACGCGTCGTGCACCACCAACTGCCTGGCGCCGGTCGCCAAGGTGCTGAACGACACCGTCGGCATCGAGCGCGGCCTGATGACCACGGTCCACGCCTATACCAACGACCAGAAGATCCTCGACCAGATCCATGACGATCTGCGCCGCGCCCGCGCGGCTGCGATGAGCATGATCCCGACCACCACCGGCGCCGCCCGCGCGGTCGGCGAGGTTCTCCCCGAGCTGAAGGGCCGTCTCGACGGTTCGGCGATCCGCGTTCCGGTTCCGGACGGCTCGCTGATCGACCTGACCTTCACGCCGAAGCGCGACACGACCAAGGAAGAGGTCAACGCGATCCTGAAGGCGGCGTCGGAAAGCGGTCCGCTGAAGGGCGTGCTCTATTATTCGGACGAGCCGCTGGTCTCGATCGACATCGTCCACACCCCGGCATCGTCGACCATCGACAGCCTCGAGACGGCGGTGATGGACGGCAAGCTCGTTCGCGTCGTCAGCTGGTACGACAATGAATGGGGCTTCTCGAACCGCATGGTCGACACCGCTTCGACGATGGCGAAGCTGGGGTGA
- a CDS encoding MOSC domain-containing protein, protein MTGTLSGIALHRERKGPIETLDSVAVTVERGIEGCCRGILKPNSKNRRQVTVMEAGDWAAASREAGTDLAWWNRRVNLLVDGVDLPQTEGARIRIGSDVVLEVTSECDPCSRMDALHMGLQEALKPDWRGGACTRVVSGGNIAIGDEIRIEA, encoded by the coding sequence GTGACCGGAACGCTCTCCGGCATCGCGCTCCACCGCGAGCGTAAAGGCCCGATCGAGACGCTCGATTCGGTCGCGGTGACGGTAGAGCGCGGGATCGAGGGCTGCTGTCGCGGCATCTTGAAACCGAATAGCAAGAACCGCCGCCAGGTCACTGTGATGGAAGCAGGCGACTGGGCGGCGGCTTCGCGCGAGGCGGGGACCGACCTCGCATGGTGGAACCGGCGGGTGAACCTGCTGGTCGACGGCGTGGACTTGCCCCAGACCGAAGGCGCGCGGATCCGCATCGGCAGCGATGTCGTGCTGGAAGTCACCAGCGAATGCGACCCGTGCAGCCGGATGGACGCGCTGCACATGGGGCTGCAGGAAGCATTGAAGCCCGACTGGCGCGGCGGGGCCTGCACCCGCGTCGTTTCGGGCGGAAATATCGCCATCGGCGATGAAATCAGGATCGAAGCATGA